TAAGAAAAACGCCCTCTGATGAGGGCGTTTTTTTATGGCTGCGAATCAGCGCGCGCGTTAATAATCGATACCGATCTGCGCTTTTATCCCTGCGTCGAAAGCATGCTTGACCGGGCGCAGTTCGCTCACCGTATCGGCATACTCCAGAATATCGCGGTGGCAGCCCCGGCCGGTAATAATCACCGTCTGGTGCGCCGGGCGCGCACGCAGCGCCGTCAGTACCTCCTCCAGCGCCAGATAATCGTAAGCCACCATATAAGTCAGCTCATCAAGCACCACCAGATCGAGCGAGGCGTCCGCCAGCATGCGTTTGCCATGCTGCCACACGGCCTGGCAGGCCGCAGTATCACTTTCACGGTTCTGCGTGTCCCAGGTAAAACCTGTCGCCATCACCTGAAACTCAACGCCATGCGGCTCCAGCAGGTTGCGCTCGCCGTTCGGCCATTCGCCCTTGATAAACTGTATCACCGCCGCTTTTTTACCGTGGCCCACCGCGCGCGTGACGGTGCCGAAAGCGGCTGTGGTTTTGCCTTTACCGTTGCCGGTAAAAACGATCACGATGCCGCGCTCGTCCTGTGCTGCCGCGACGCGCGCTGCGACTTTTTCTTTCACACGCTGCTGGCGCTGCTGATAACGGTCATCGCTCATTCGGCTATTCCTGGTTTGCGGCCTGGCTGGGCGTCAAAACTAATACCGGTTTTACGGCGGCTGTCGTCGCCCATCAGCCACAGGTAGAGCGGCATGAGATCCGCAGGCGTTTTTAGCTTATCGGGATCTTCGGTCGGGAACGCGCTGGCGCGCATTTTGGTGCGGGTGCCGCCAGGATTGATGCAATTCACGCGCAGGTGGCGGCTTTGATACTCTTCGGCGAGCACCTGCATCATGCCTTCGGTCGCGAATTTCGAGACGGCGTAAGCGCCCCAGTTAGCGCGTCCCTGACGACCGACGCTTGAGGTGGTAAACACCAGCGATCCGGCTTCAGATTTCAGCAGCAACGGCAATAGCGCCTGGGTTAAAAAGAAGGTGACGTTGACATTCACCTGCATCACTTCGCTCCAGACCGCCGGGTTTTGCTGGTCCATTGGAACGATGTCACCGAGTACGCCCGCATTATGCAGTACGCCATCGAGGCGAGGGACGCGCTGGGCAATAGCCTGGCCTAACTGCTGACACGCTTCGGGCGTTGCGGTGGCGTAATCCAGGGTAAACCAGTGCGCCTGCGCAAGCCCTTCCTGTTCGATTTCATGTGCGACACCGCGCAGTTTTTCTTCGCTGCGGCCAAGCAAGAGCACCTGCGCGCCGTAGCGTGCATAGGTCAGCGCCGCTTCGCGGCCAATGCCGTCGCTTGCGCCAGTGACAAGAATAATTCGGTTTTGCAGCAAATCGCGTTGGGGTTGATAGTGCACGGGTCACTCCTTGCAGGGGCGAAACGGTGTGCCGCCAGGCTGCGCTTCGCATCGGGTAAAAACGCTTTATGCCTTAATCCTTCGCGTATTTCAATCAGGCGGCCGGAGGGTTGCGCTGACGCAACCTCATTTGCAACTGTTTCATCGGTAAAGAAAACTTCAGCGAGAGCTCTCGCACAGTTTCGCTTTGTTACAAGACGCGGGCCCGGGGCTCAGTTACACTAACGCCCGGGTCATGCCTGAATAAAAGGTGGAGAAGTGAATTTACTTGCAGAGTATGGACTGTTTTTAGCCAAAATCGTCACGGTGGTCGTGGCGATCGCGATTGTCATCGCACTTATCGCCAACCTGACGCAGCGCAAGAAAGCCCAGCGCGGTGAGCTGCGCGTTACGCGTCTCGGGGAAGAGTATAAAGAGATGAAGGAAGAGGTGGCCGCCGCGCTGCTCGATCCTCATCAGCACAAGCAGTGGCATAAGAATCAGAAAAAGAAAAACAAGCAGGAGGCGAAAGCCGCTAAAGCACGCGCTAAACGTGGCGACGCGGCACCTGCCGGAAAGCCCACCCTCTACGTGCTTGATTTCAAAGGCAGCATCGATGCCCATGAAGTCAGCGCGCTACGCGAAGAGGTGACGGCGGTGCTGGCGGTTGCAAAGCCCGCCGATGAAGTCCTGGTGCGTCTGGAAAGCCCCGGCGGCGTGGTGCACGGTTACGGGCTTGCCGCGTCGCAACTGCAGCGTCTGCGCGAGCGCCAGATCCCGCTGACCATCGCCGTGGATAAAGTCGCCGCCAGCGGCGGGTATATGATGGCCTGTGTGGCGAATAACATCGTGGCGGCCCCGTTCGCTATCATCGGTTCTATCGGCGTAGTCGCGCAGATCCCGAACTTCAACCGTCTGCTTAAGCGCAACGATATCGATATTGAGCTGCACACGGCGGGGCAGTACAAGCGCACGCTGACGCTGCTGGGTGAGAATACCGAAGAAGGGCGCGAGAAATTCCGCGAAGATCTCAACGAAACGCATCATCTCTTCAAAGAATTTGTGCACAGTATGCGTCCTTCGCTGGATATCGACGCGGTCGCAACCGGCGAGCACTGGTACGGCGTACAGGCCAAAGAGAAAGGTCTGGTGGATGAAATCAGCACCAGCGACGATCTCATTATTGCCCGCATGGCTGAGCGTGAGGTCGTCAGTCTGCGCTATATGCAGCGTAAACGGTTGATGGATCGCTTTACCGGCAGCGCGGCGCAAAGCCTGGATCGCCTGCTATTGCGCTGGTGGCAGCGTGGGCAGAAACCGCTGCTGTAAGGTAAATAAAAAGCGAGGCGTCAGGCCTCGCTTTTCATCTTGCTAACCGGTAATGGCGTATTCACACGGTGGAAGCGCTCAGGGCAGCAGATGATATTTCTCGGAAAGCTGATGGGCCAGGTATTTAAACATATTAAATACCGCCGTGGTTTTTGCCGTCGGCAACCCCTGTTCGTCCATAAAATATTCGCCGCGAAAGACGAGTACGCCATTTTTTTGCTCAACGTCGGTGGCCACCATGCCGGCAATATAGTCTTCATGCTCGCGGATCATTTTATTGGCCTGCGCCAGCAGCGTAGCGCGATCGATAGGCTGAGTTAACTGTTGCATAATCATCTCCTTACAAACAGGGGGATAGTGTACGTCTCACCGGGTGCGATGGGCAAATTTTCCCTTCGATTTACAGGGCTTTTCAAAAAGGTCCACTGGTGGCGTTAATCACTTTTGCATGCTAATAAAGTTGCGTAACGAATTTTATCAGGTAGAGTGTGACGCTTTCGCAAATCTGGCAACAGAATTGCTTGACATTCGACCGAACTTCCGTCGTGCTGTAGCGCATTTGCACGATAAAACCTGACGACTCAGCCACCGTAGTAGCGTGAACCACGCCTGGTGATGGATTAAGGGGTTGATAACCTTTGGGGCGGCCACAATATACGAGGCTTGTCGCCAGTGACGGTGAATCAACGTGCGACGTATTCTGGAAGAATCAAATCAGGTAAAGGTGAATATGGGTAAAGCTCTCGTCATCGTTGAGTCCCCGGCAAAAGCCAAAACGATCAACAAATATCTCGGTAAAGACTACGTGGTAAAATCCAGCGTCGGTCATATCCGGGATTTGCCGACCAGTGGCTCCGCCCCTAAAAAAAGCGCTGAATCCGCCCCGACAAAACCGGCTAAAAAAGTCAAAAAAGATGAACGCGGCGCGTTAGTCAACCGCATGGGCGTCGATCCCTGGCATAACTGGGAAGCACACTATGAAGTGCTGCCCGGTAAAGAAAAAGTGGTTTCTGAACTGAAATCGCTGGCTGAAAAAGCTGACCACATCTATCTCGCCACCGACCTTGACCGCGAAGGGGAAGCCATTGCCTGGCACCTGCGGGAAGTGATCGGTGGTGACGACACGCGCTATAGCCGCGTCGTGTTTAACGAAATTACCAAAAATGCGATCCGTCAGGCGTTTGAAAAGCCGGGCGAGCTGAATATCGATCGCGTTAACGCCCAGCAGGCGCGCCGTTTCATGGACCGCGTGGTGGGGTATATGGTCTCCCCGCTGCTGTGGAAGAAAATCGCCCGCGGGCTGTCCGCAGGTCGCGTGCAGTCTGTCGCAGTACGTCTGGTGGTCGAGCGCGAGCGTGAAATTAAAGCGTTTGTGCCGGAAGAGTTCTGGGAAGTGGACGCGCTGCTCTCAACGCCGAAGAGCGACCAGCTCAGCGTTCAGGTCACGCATCATAAAGATAAACCGTTCCGTCCGGTAAACCGTCAGGATACCGAAGCGGCGGTCGCGCTGCTGAAAGCGGCAAGCTATCAGGTTATCGAGCGTGAAGATAAGCCGACCAGCAGCAAACCGGGCGCGCCTTTTATTACCTCCACGCTTCAGCAGGCGGCGAGTACGCGCCTGGGCTTTGGCGTGAAGAAAACCATGATGATGGCCCAGCGTCTCTACGAGGCGGGTTACATCACTTATATGCGTACCGACTCCACCAACCTGAGTCAGGACGCGGTAAGCATGGTGCGTAACTATATCGGCGAGGAGTTCGGCAAGAAATATCTGCCGGAGAACCCGAACCAGTACGCCAGCAAAGAGAACTCTCAGGAAGCGCATGAGGCAATTCGTCCTTCAGATGTCAGCGTGCTGGCGGAATCACTGAAGGACATGGAAAACGACGCGCAGAAACTGTATCAGCTGATCTGGCGTCAGTTCGTTGCCTGTCAGATGACGCCGGCGCAGTACGACTCCACGACGCTGACCGTCGCTGCGGGTGATTTCCGCC
This sequence is a window from Cronobacter sakazakii. Protein-coding genes within it:
- a CDS encoding YciN family protein; amino-acid sequence: MQQLTQPIDRATLLAQANKMIREHEDYIAGMVATDVEQKNGVLVFRGEYFMDEQGLPTAKTTAVFNMFKYLAHQLSEKYHLLP
- a CDS encoding YciK family oxidoreductase, whose product is MHYQPQRDLLQNRIILVTGASDGIGREAALTYARYGAQVLLLGRSEEKLRGVAHEIEQEGLAQAHWFTLDYATATPEACQQLGQAIAQRVPRLDGVLHNAGVLGDIVPMDQQNPAVWSEVMQVNVNVTFFLTQALLPLLLKSEAGSLVFTTSSVGRQGRANWGAYAVSKFATEGMMQVLAEEYQSRHLRVNCINPGGTRTKMRASAFPTEDPDKLKTPADLMPLYLWLMGDDSRRKTGISFDAQPGRKPGIAE
- the cobO gene encoding cob(I)yrinic acid a,c-diamide adenosyltransferase → MSDDRYQQRQQRVKEKVAARVAAAQDERGIVIVFTGNGKGKTTAAFGTVTRAVGHGKKAAVIQFIKGEWPNGERNLLEPHGVEFQVMATGFTWDTQNRESDTAACQAVWQHGKRMLADASLDLVVLDELTYMVAYDYLALEEVLTALRARPAHQTVIITGRGCHRDILEYADTVSELRPVKHAFDAGIKAQIGIDY
- the sohB gene encoding protease SohB, with the protein product MNLLAEYGLFLAKIVTVVVAIAIVIALIANLTQRKKAQRGELRVTRLGEEYKEMKEEVAAALLDPHQHKQWHKNQKKKNKQEAKAAKARAKRGDAAPAGKPTLYVLDFKGSIDAHEVSALREEVTAVLAVAKPADEVLVRLESPGGVVHGYGLAASQLQRLRERQIPLTIAVDKVAASGGYMMACVANNIVAAPFAIIGSIGVVAQIPNFNRLLKRNDIDIELHTAGQYKRTLTLLGENTEEGREKFREDLNETHHLFKEFVHSMRPSLDIDAVATGEHWYGVQAKEKGLVDEISTSDDLIIARMAEREVVSLRYMQRKRLMDRFTGSAAQSLDRLLLRWWQRGQKPLL